Proteins encoded together in one Bacteroidales bacterium window:
- a CDS encoding FISUMP domain-containing protein codes for MKQLILCLSVTLLLFSLSTNRIQASAPDFPGLPEDNILYGDANDDGVINVLDIITIVNYIMGLNPDPFNFEAADVTNDGIISVLDLISEVNIIMDVPAIPCPGEPTVTYEGQTYNTVKIGDQCWFRENLNVGTKINSTYPGRYQQTDNGIIEKYCYNNDEASCAIYGGLYEWPETMQYDTVEGVQGICPSGWHLPTDNEWKILEGTVDSQFPIGDPVWDYTGWRGLDAGGSLKESGLIHWTAPNEGATNESGFNGLPGGYRDGYGYYFMGLGNFSQYWSSSYLNSGYSWSRELSFDYQNIHRLDYDKANGYSVRCLKGCWPQPSQANAGPDQVNIPGTSTTLAGNTPTYGIGVWHIITGTGGTVTDTTSPTSGITGLAGNAYSLSWTITTQCGSSLDTVLVSFAAGFSCGDTLVDSRDGQSYATVLMGDQCWMAENMNIGTRINSTQGGFQQLDNGTIEKYCYDNDEAKCDTYGGMYEWPEAMQYVTTEGAQGICPPGWHIPTDGEWSVLSFYLGGSTVAGGKMKTTGTIEAGTGLWFDPNTGATNESGFSGLPGGDRFILDGSFYDLGNNGQFWSSSQYSTDDAWYRFLNYSLAFLFRNYLYKETGFSVRCLKETP; via the coding sequence ATGAAACAGTTAATCCTTTGCCTGAGCGTGACCCTGCTGCTGTTCTCATTATCTACGAACAGAATCCAGGCTTCTGCCCCAGATTTCCCAGGCCTGCCTGAAGATAATATCCTCTACGGAGATGCCAATGATGATGGCGTTATCAATGTCCTGGATATTATCACCATTGTCAATTATATCATGGGGCTTAATCCTGATCCCTTCAACTTCGAAGCCGCAGATGTAACTAATGATGGGATCATAAGCGTGCTGGATTTAATTTCTGAAGTCAATATCATCATGGATGTGCCAGCCATACCATGCCCGGGGGAACCGACAGTGACATATGAAGGACAAACCTACAACACAGTTAAAATCGGGGATCAGTGCTGGTTCAGAGAGAACCTGAACGTGGGCACCAAAATCAATAGCACCTATCCTGGACGCTATCAGCAAACAGATAATGGGATCATCGAAAAGTATTGTTACAACAACGATGAAGCAAGTTGTGCAATTTACGGTGGTCTGTACGAATGGCCGGAAACCATGCAATATGATACTGTGGAAGGAGTCCAGGGTATTTGTCCTTCTGGATGGCATCTTCCAACAGATAATGAATGGAAAATACTTGAAGGAACTGTTGACAGTCAGTTTCCCATAGGGGACCCTGTATGGGACTATACGGGGTGGAGAGGTCTGGATGCAGGGGGCAGTCTAAAGGAATCCGGGTTGATCCATTGGACTGCGCCTAACGAGGGCGCCACCAATGAAAGCGGATTCAATGGTCTTCCCGGTGGATATCGAGATGGTTATGGCTATTATTTTATGGGTCTTGGCAACTTCAGTCAATACTGGTCTTCATCCTACCTCAATTCGGGTTATTCATGGAGCAGGGAACTATCTTTCGACTACCAGAATATTCATCGGCTCGACTACGACAAGGCAAACGGATATTCTGTCCGCTGCCTCAAGGGATGCTGGCCACAACCCTCTCAAGCCAATGCTGGGCCGGATCAAGTCAATATTCCCGGCACCTCGACCACTCTGGCTGGGAACACGCCTACCTATGGCATAGGGGTATGGCACATCATTACTGGCACAGGAGGGACAGTAACCGATACAACGAGCCCGACAAGCGGCATCACCGGACTGGCAGGGAATGCCTATTCACTTAGCTGGACGATCACTACTCAGTGTGGGAGTTCTTTGGACACAGTGCTGGTCAGCTTTGCTGCAGGATTCTCCTGTGGTGATACTCTGGTTGATAGCCGGGATGGGCAATCCTATGCTACGGTTCTGATGGGTGATCAGTGCTGGATGGCAGAAAACATGAACATTGGAACCAGGATCAACAGCACCCAGGGTGGATTTCAGCAACTGGATAACGGTACCATTGAAAAATACTGTTATGACAACGATGAAGCCAAGTGCGACACTTATGGCGGGATGTACGAATGGCCGGAGGCGATGCAGTATGTGACAACGGAAGGGGCACAGGGCATTTGTCCACCAGGCTGGCATATTCCCACGGATGGAGAATGGTCGGTTTTGTCATTTTATTTAGGGGGCTCAACCGTTGCAGGAGGTAAGATGAAAACCACCGGTACCATTGAAGCAGGAACGGGCCTTTGGTTTGATCCCAACACTGGTGCTACCAATGAAAGTGGTTTTTCAGGCCTTCCGGGGGGCGACCGCTTCATCCTGGATGGGAGCTTCTACGACCTTGGCAACAACGGTCAGTTCTGGTCTTCCTCACAGTACAGTACTGACGATGCGTGGTACCGGTTCCTGAACTACAGCCTCGCCTTCCTTTTCCGGAACTACCTCTACAAGGAAACCGGATTTTCGGTCCGATGCCTCAAGGAAACGCCCTGA